A window of the candidate division KSB1 bacterium genome harbors these coding sequences:
- a CDS encoding UDP-N-acetylglucosamine 2-epimerase: protein MLREGIDKEKIHFVGNVMIDTLFSHLNRAQDSKILQVLNLQSHEFSVLTLHRPQAM, encoded by the coding sequence TTGCTACGAGAAGGCATCGATAAAGAAAAAATTCATTTCGTCGGAAACGTGATGATCGATACTCTCTTCAGCCATTTAAACCGGGCTCAAGATTCAAAAATACTTCAGGTGCTAAACTTACAGTCCCATGAATTCTCAGTTTTAACCCTACACCGCCCCCAAGCAATGTAG